A stretch of the Ornithodoros turicata isolate Travis chromosome 4, ASM3712646v1, whole genome shotgun sequence genome encodes the following:
- the LOC135392707 gene encoding uncharacterized protein LOC135392707 isoform X1 encodes MADLNPHIRTTGYWSPGMPLASPSALSMPDRRTTTVAVGATVFSVVFAVLVVSALSYILYKAMHSPRRIQNVSAFCCPDILESLYFVMNRSKDPCQDFYQYTCYAWRENRTSAARQRLMEDVVFPIFQMKAPIVEDGHSGSSPSAKAIGQYYSSCIRHALRGIKHVVTSAVRAIISIVPDLSFNSPQAVILKSMMVLSSEYYLFFLINFFYVPHSKRRNAHLSISVYSVFISDEAVATEALVVAIAVTNRHFNANVSVNDVMTFIHEVERRLPTGHSTTTSPAPQHSTSRSLSKNGEVVSKVQTTKFSDLSSLLPSVPQETWEWVYKELRYSTNSEAVVTGASVVNFILESYTNIRWRPAATTLLVILTASVIDTGLWDLARTKDALPAQKCAEVTNDLTPLWDNALTIALTSDEKDSAVRTVFDKTVNAIRMEAISRTHGQSAVRLLNSIISSITLLLPSDRDPPVFNLTLAKDTDDQDVGDEYVDASSRIEDYCANAFAVLRYWVYYDRYQAISSLIFQFFKGREVYNTSVNIIGGYLYVPPVTYALLSFRNNTDRLINLAILGTQIADATWSYVINSFKSQGGTTAEWDLLKCSDPNALLRGRVSEPWLSTWITAKVAMTDAWYLVMDGWGTMKVSPSQVFYMLVFYHHVCSSEINVARGQRLSQFMSTLADFNRAFNCPMANATSRCDTLVLHSSTESAM; translated from the exons ATGGCTGACTTGAACCCACACATCCGAACCACTGGCTATTGGAGTCCAGGAATGCCACTTGCGTCGCCCAGTGCCTTATCCATGCCGGACCGAAGAACAACAACAGTTGCGGTCGGTGCAACTGTCTTCTCCGTCGTGTTTGCTGTCCTGGTTGTCTCCGCACTTTCGTACATCCTCTACAAAGCCATGCACTCTCCTCGGCGCATTCAGAATGTGTCTGCTTTCTGCTGCCCGGATATTCTCGAGTCCTTGTACTTCGTTATGAACCGAAGCAAAGATCCCTGCCAGGACTTCTACCAGTATACCTGCTACGCCTGGAGGGAGAACCGTACCAGCGCA GCGCGTCAACGCCTAATGGAAGATGTGGTGTTTCCTATCTTTCAAATGAAGGCACCTATAGTGGAAGATGGCCATTCGGGCAGCTCACCATCAGCCAAGGCCATTGGACAGTACTACAGCAGCTGCATCAGGCATGCACTCAGAGGCATCAAACACGTTGTGACATCGGCAGTGCGAGCAATTATATCG ATTGTTCCAGACCTATCATTCAATTCTCCGCAAGCTGTTATCCTCAAGTCTATGATGGTGCTGAGTAGCGAGTACTACCTCTTCTTCCTCATCAACTTCTTCTATGTTCCCCATTCGAAACGGAGGAACGCCCATCTTTCCATTTCTGTCTATTCAGTATTTATCAGCGACGAGGCTGTGGCGACGGAAGCGCTCGTGGTAGCCATCGCCGTCACCAACCGGCACTTCAACGCAAACGTCTCAGTAAACGATGTGATGACATTCATCCACGAAGTGGAACGAAGGTTACCGACGGGGCACAGTACGACGACTAGCCCTGC gcCACAACATTCAACAAGCCGATCACTCTCAAAAAACGGTGAAGTTGTATCCAAAGTTCAAACAACTAAATTTTCCGACCTGAGCAGTTTGTTACCCAGTGTCCCTCAAGAAACATGGGAGTGGGTATACAAGGAGCTCCGATATTCGACCAACTCGGAGGCGGTCGTCACTGGCGCATCGGTTGTGAACTTCATACTCGAATCCTACACCAATATTCGGTGGCGACCGGCAGCCACAACCTTGCTTGTTATCCTCACAGCGTCCGTGATCGACACCGGCCTTTGGGATCTGGCAAGGACTAAGGATGCCCTGCCCGCGCAAAAATGCGCCGAAGTGACCAACGACCTTACACCGTTATGGGACAACGCTCTGACTATCGCTCTCACTAGCGATGAGAAAGACTCCGCAGTTCGCACAGTTTTCGACAAGACTGTGAACGCTATAAGAATGGAAGCCATAAGCCGCACTCACGGACAGTCTGCAGTCCGCCTGTTAAACAGCATCATCAGTAGCATTACGCTCCTGCTTCCATCAGACCGGGACCCACCGGTTTTCAATCTCACGCTTGCGAAAGACACAGACGACCAGGACGTCGGCGACGAGTATGTCGACGCTTCCAGCCGTATTGAAGATTACTGCGCGAACGCCTTCGCCGTCCTCAGGTACTGGGTGTACTACGATCGGTACCAGGCTATCAGCAGTCTCATCTTTCAGTTCTTCAAAGGAAGGGAGGTCTATAACACCTCCGTTAATATAATCGGAGGGTACCTTTACGTTCCCCCTGTCACTTATGCGTTGTTGTCCTTCAGGAACAACACCGATAGATTAATCAACTTGGCTATTCTTGGCACACAGATCGCGGACGCCACTTGGTCCTACGTAATAAATTCCTTTAAGTCGCAAGGCGGGACGACAGCCGAGTGGGACTTGCTGAAATGTAGCGATCCTAACGCACTGCTCCGTGGGCGTGTATCGGAGCCCTGGCTGAGTACGTGGATAACTGCGAAAGTAGCAATGACGGATGCGTGGTATCTCGTAATGGACGGCTGGGGGACGATGAAGGTGTCCCCGAGTCAAGTGTTCTACATGCTCGTCTTCTACCATCACGTTTGCAGCAGCGAGATCAACGTTGCACGTGGACAACGTCTGAGCCAATTCATGAGCACACTAGCGGATTTCAATAGAGCATTCAACTGTCCGATGGCGAATGCTACTTCGAGGTGTGACACTCTTGTGCTTCACTCAAGCACCGAAAGTGCGATGTAG
- the LOC135392707 gene encoding uncharacterized protein LOC135392707 isoform X2, whose product MADLNPHIRTTGYWSPGMPLASPSALSMPDRRTTTVAVGATVFSVVFAVLVVSALSYILYKAMHSPRRIQNVSAFCCPDILESLYFVMNRSKDPCQDFYQYTCYAWRENRTSAAPIVEDGHSGSSPSAKAIGQYYSSCIRHALRGIKHVVTSAVRAIISIVPDLSFNSPQAVILKSMMVLSSEYYLFFLINFFYVPHSKRRNAHLSISVYSVFISDEAVATEALVVAIAVTNRHFNANVSVNDVMTFIHEVERRLPTGHSTTTSPAPQHSTSRSLSKNGEVVSKVQTTKFSDLSSLLPSVPQETWEWVYKELRYSTNSEAVVTGASVVNFILESYTNIRWRPAATTLLVILTASVIDTGLWDLARTKDALPAQKCAEVTNDLTPLWDNALTIALTSDEKDSAVRTVFDKTVNAIRMEAISRTHGQSAVRLLNSIISSITLLLPSDRDPPVFNLTLAKDTDDQDVGDEYVDASSRIEDYCANAFAVLRYWVYYDRYQAISSLIFQFFKGREVYNTSVNIIGGYLYVPPVTYALLSFRNNTDRLINLAILGTQIADATWSYVINSFKSQGGTTAEWDLLKCSDPNALLRGRVSEPWLSTWITAKVAMTDAWYLVMDGWGTMKVSPSQVFYMLVFYHHVCSSEINVARGQRLSQFMSTLADFNRAFNCPMANATSRCDTLVLHSSTESAM is encoded by the exons ATGGCTGACTTGAACCCACACATCCGAACCACTGGCTATTGGAGTCCAGGAATGCCACTTGCGTCGCCCAGTGCCTTATCCATGCCGGACCGAAGAACAACAACAGTTGCGGTCGGTGCAACTGTCTTCTCCGTCGTGTTTGCTGTCCTGGTTGTCTCCGCACTTTCGTACATCCTCTACAAAGCCATGCACTCTCCTCGGCGCATTCAGAATGTGTCTGCTTTCTGCTGCCCGGATATTCTCGAGTCCTTGTACTTCGTTATGAACCGAAGCAAAGATCCCTGCCAGGACTTCTACCAGTATACCTGCTACGCCTGGAGGGAGAACCGTACCAGCGCA GCACCTATAGTGGAAGATGGCCATTCGGGCAGCTCACCATCAGCCAAGGCCATTGGACAGTACTACAGCAGCTGCATCAGGCATGCACTCAGAGGCATCAAACACGTTGTGACATCGGCAGTGCGAGCAATTATATCG ATTGTTCCAGACCTATCATTCAATTCTCCGCAAGCTGTTATCCTCAAGTCTATGATGGTGCTGAGTAGCGAGTACTACCTCTTCTTCCTCATCAACTTCTTCTATGTTCCCCATTCGAAACGGAGGAACGCCCATCTTTCCATTTCTGTCTATTCAGTATTTATCAGCGACGAGGCTGTGGCGACGGAAGCGCTCGTGGTAGCCATCGCCGTCACCAACCGGCACTTCAACGCAAACGTCTCAGTAAACGATGTGATGACATTCATCCACGAAGTGGAACGAAGGTTACCGACGGGGCACAGTACGACGACTAGCCCTGC gcCACAACATTCAACAAGCCGATCACTCTCAAAAAACGGTGAAGTTGTATCCAAAGTTCAAACAACTAAATTTTCCGACCTGAGCAGTTTGTTACCCAGTGTCCCTCAAGAAACATGGGAGTGGGTATACAAGGAGCTCCGATATTCGACCAACTCGGAGGCGGTCGTCACTGGCGCATCGGTTGTGAACTTCATACTCGAATCCTACACCAATATTCGGTGGCGACCGGCAGCCACAACCTTGCTTGTTATCCTCACAGCGTCCGTGATCGACACCGGCCTTTGGGATCTGGCAAGGACTAAGGATGCCCTGCCCGCGCAAAAATGCGCCGAAGTGACCAACGACCTTACACCGTTATGGGACAACGCTCTGACTATCGCTCTCACTAGCGATGAGAAAGACTCCGCAGTTCGCACAGTTTTCGACAAGACTGTGAACGCTATAAGAATGGAAGCCATAAGCCGCACTCACGGACAGTCTGCAGTCCGCCTGTTAAACAGCATCATCAGTAGCATTACGCTCCTGCTTCCATCAGACCGGGACCCACCGGTTTTCAATCTCACGCTTGCGAAAGACACAGACGACCAGGACGTCGGCGACGAGTATGTCGACGCTTCCAGCCGTATTGAAGATTACTGCGCGAACGCCTTCGCCGTCCTCAGGTACTGGGTGTACTACGATCGGTACCAGGCTATCAGCAGTCTCATCTTTCAGTTCTTCAAAGGAAGGGAGGTCTATAACACCTCCGTTAATATAATCGGAGGGTACCTTTACGTTCCCCCTGTCACTTATGCGTTGTTGTCCTTCAGGAACAACACCGATAGATTAATCAACTTGGCTATTCTTGGCACACAGATCGCGGACGCCACTTGGTCCTACGTAATAAATTCCTTTAAGTCGCAAGGCGGGACGACAGCCGAGTGGGACTTGCTGAAATGTAGCGATCCTAACGCACTGCTCCGTGGGCGTGTATCGGAGCCCTGGCTGAGTACGTGGATAACTGCGAAAGTAGCAATGACGGATGCGTGGTATCTCGTAATGGACGGCTGGGGGACGATGAAGGTGTCCCCGAGTCAAGTGTTCTACATGCTCGTCTTCTACCATCACGTTTGCAGCAGCGAGATCAACGTTGCACGTGGACAACGTCTGAGCCAATTCATGAGCACACTAGCGGATTTCAATAGAGCATTCAACTGTCCGATGGCGAATGCTACTTCGAGGTGTGACACTCTTGTGCTTCACTCAAGCACCGAAAGTGCGATGTAG